One genomic window of Sphingobacterium oryzagri includes the following:
- a CDS encoding YceH family protein, producing the protein MEETTSLPILSAAELRVLGSLLEKSKTTPEYYPMTLNSLQAACNQKSARRPVVSYDEHTIVEALDTLRKRGLISTVVGGGSRVTKYKHNVAIQYPLIPQDLAALCLLILRGPLTPGEINSNAGRLFDFESLEEVQAVLNRLQENEPAFIKLLPKRPGQKEARYVHLLGEVNEEEYDVAPTSESGQSKVQELEERVATLESQLTSLRHEFDQLMQQLT; encoded by the coding sequence ATGGAAGAAACAACAAGCTTACCGATATTAAGTGCCGCCGAATTGCGGGTTTTAGGTTCTCTTTTGGAGAAATCGAAGACAACACCCGAATATTATCCGATGACACTGAACAGCTTACAGGCCGCCTGCAACCAAAAATCTGCACGCCGGCCAGTTGTTTCATATGACGAACATACGATTGTGGAAGCTTTGGACACCCTACGCAAACGCGGTCTTATTTCAACGGTGGTTGGCGGCGGCAGTCGGGTAACCAAATACAAACATAATGTGGCGATACAGTACCCCCTGATTCCGCAAGATCTTGCTGCGCTATGCTTGCTGATTTTACGTGGACCATTGACACCGGGCGAAATAAATTCTAATGCGGGAAGACTGTTTGATTTTGAAAGTCTTGAAGAAGTGCAAGCCGTGCTAAACCGGCTACAGGAAAATGAACCGGCATTTATCAAACTGCTGCCCAAGCGACCGGGACAAAAAGAAGCGCGCTATGTGCACCTGTTAGGTGAGGTAAACGAAGAAGAGTACGACGTTGCACCAACCTCCGAAAGCGGACAAAGCAAAGTACAGGAATTGGAAGAGCGCGTAGCTACATTGGAATCGCAACTAACCTCGTTGCGCCACGAATTTGACCAGTTGATGCAACAGCTTACCTAA
- a CDS encoding histone deacetylase family protein: MLKIAHHPVYIHPLREGHRFPMVKYELIPAQLLHEGLVSEANFFEPTLASRAVLELAHAPGYVDHLLACTLDAKMVRRIGFPLSKALVERECMIVDGTIQGCHYALQHAVSFNTAGGTHHAGRNFGEGFCLLNDQAIAAAYLIEQKLAERVLVIDLDVHQGNGTAHIFAGNQQVFTFSMHGEKNFPFVKERSHMDVGLPDGIEDEAYISLLQEQLAQAFYRAAPDFVFYQAGVDILATDKLGKLKLTEDGCKRRDELVFNSCFKANVPVQVSMGGGYSTHIKDIVNAHVNTYRTAIDVFGF, from the coding sequence GTGTTAAAAATCGCACATCATCCGGTATATATCCATCCGCTACGCGAAGGCCATCGTTTTCCGATGGTCAAATATGAACTGATACCCGCACAGCTATTGCATGAAGGACTGGTGTCCGAGGCGAATTTTTTTGAACCAACCTTGGCCAGCCGCGCGGTATTGGAGCTGGCGCATGCGCCAGGCTATGTAGACCATTTGTTGGCGTGTACGCTCGATGCAAAGATGGTTCGACGCATCGGTTTTCCGCTATCCAAAGCTTTAGTCGAGCGTGAATGTATGATTGTGGATGGTACGATTCAGGGCTGCCATTATGCTTTGCAGCATGCTGTGTCGTTTAACACGGCAGGCGGCACTCACCATGCTGGTCGCAATTTCGGCGAAGGCTTCTGCCTTTTAAACGATCAAGCAATCGCAGCAGCTTATCTTATTGAGCAAAAGCTGGCCGAGCGTGTGCTCGTGATCGATCTGGATGTGCATCAAGGAAATGGCACCGCACATATTTTTGCAGGTAATCAGCAGGTCTTCACCTTTAGTATGCACGGCGAGAAGAATTTTCCATTTGTTAAAGAACGCTCGCATATGGATGTCGGCCTTCCCGATGGAATAGAAGATGAAGCATACATCAGCTTATTGCAGGAACAGCTCGCGCAGGCATTCTATCGCGCCGCGCCAGATTTTGTTTTTTATCAGGCCGGTGTGGATATTTTAGCTACCGATAAATTGGGCAAGCTAAAGCTTACAGAAGATGGTTGCAAGCGGCGTGATGAGTTAGTTTTTAACAGCTGCTTTAAGGCTAATGTGCCGGTGCAGGTGAGCATGGGCGGTGGTTATTCCACCCATATCAAAGATATTGTAAACGCGCATGTAAATACTTACCGGACCGCAATAGATGTGTTTGGTTTTTAG
- a CDS encoding DUF3810 domain-containing protein — MKTRHNPSTALQRRIKRQYVLIAVTLLVLLLIHAAKQSPAWVEQYYSRLFYPAFSYLPKLLVGWVPFSVGDVFYFLLLLALSLPIVNALVKLFKKQWLPAWFRFLQFVTVCLVSYAYFYVSWGLNYYRIPLQQQLQLQVDRIDQATYFDVLDRYIVKVNMLRNSLDTQAIDRAQVEQDIEALMKRNEALLPMLSRTQVHAKRPISSTLVSYVGVTGYLNPFTQEVQVNAIAPGTGYPFTVAHELAHQMGIGFEDECNFTAFLVLHDHPNKRYQYAAYYETVDYLLQSLYMQDEQRFRHYVEKLSPAVKSDYAADRLFWQRYRGPVDRLMGMFYGNYLKHNNQPEGVARYSLMARLVVAWDKKNSEQQ; from the coding sequence TTGAAAACGAGACACAATCCTAGCACCGCGCTTCAGCGGCGTATCAAGCGACAATATGTGTTGATCGCCGTGACGCTACTCGTGTTGTTGTTGATCCATGCGGCAAAGCAATCGCCAGCATGGGTAGAGCAGTATTACAGTCGCCTGTTTTATCCGGCTTTTTCCTACCTGCCCAAGCTATTGGTCGGCTGGGTACCATTTAGTGTGGGCGATGTATTTTATTTTTTGCTGCTGCTTGCTTTGTCGCTGCCCATCGTCAATGCGTTGGTCAAACTGTTTAAAAAGCAGTGGTTGCCGGCTTGGTTTCGTTTCTTGCAATTTGTGACCGTTTGTTTAGTTTCCTACGCGTATTTTTATGTAAGCTGGGGCTTAAATTATTACCGTATCCCGTTGCAGCAACAGCTGCAATTACAGGTAGACAGAATCGATCAGGCAACTTATTTTGATGTATTGGATCGTTACATCGTAAAAGTGAATATGTTGCGTAACAGCCTGGATACGCAAGCGATTGATCGTGCGCAGGTGGAGCAGGATATTGAAGCGCTGATGAAGCGTAACGAAGCGTTGTTGCCGATGCTTTCGCGCACCCAAGTGCATGCAAAACGTCCCATATCCAGCACGCTCGTTTCTTACGTAGGCGTCACGGGCTATCTCAACCCATTTACGCAGGAAGTACAGGTTAATGCTATAGCGCCGGGCACGGGTTATCCATTTACTGTTGCACACGAACTGGCGCATCAAATGGGCATCGGTTTTGAAGATGAATGTAATTTTACGGCATTTCTGGTGCTGCACGATCATCCTAACAAGCGCTATCAATATGCCGCGTATTACGAAACGGTAGATTATTTGTTGCAGTCGCTTTATATGCAGGATGAACAGCGCTTTCGCCACTATGTAGAAAAACTTTCTCCGGCAGTGAAAAGCGATTATGCCGCCGATCGTTTATTTTGGCAGCGTTATCGCGGACCGGTGGATCGTTTGATGGGCATGTTTTATGGTAATTATTTAAAACACAACAATCAACCCGAAGGCGTGGCGCGCTACTCGTTAATGGCTCGTTTGGTGGTCGCCTGGGATAAAAAAAATAGCGAACAGCAATAA
- the htpG gene encoding molecular chaperone HtpG produces MQEKGSISIHTENIFPVIKKFLYSDNEIFLRELVSNAVDASQKIKRLSSLGQFQGDLGDLTVDVKFDEAAKTITISDRGIGMTADEIKKYINQIAFSGATEFMEKFKEANDANEIIGRFGLGFYSAFMVADRVEIESLSYQEGAAPAHWTCDGSTSYEITDGTRSERGTDIILHVNEESAEFLSQARLSEILNKYARFLPVPVRFGTKSESHPDGEDEEGKPKYTSLEVDNIINNTNPAWTKAPSELTDEDYLAFYRELYPHSMDEPLFWIHLNVDYPFNLTGILYFPKVKNEMEIQRNKIQLYSRQVFITDEVKDIVPEFLMLLQGVIDSPDIPLNVSRSFLQADGNVKKINNYITKKVADKLNEIYKADRKNFEAKWNDIALFIKYGMLSDEKFAEKANEFCLLKNTAGESFTLKEYYEKVKDIQVDKDGNIVYLYSSDVAQQDGFIGSAKAKGYDVLVLDGPLDTHFTSYLEQKGGEKVQAKRVDADVVDKLIAKDEQQTLNLSEDESKKATDIFEKAISRADMKVEVDALQAEDLPVSVTLDEFMRRMKDMAKTGGGMGFYGTLPDNYKVTVNGNHPLVKRIIESDEEEGSRLAKQAFDLALLSRGLLTGADLTSFVKRSVEMI; encoded by the coding sequence ATGCAAGAAAAAGGTAGTATTTCGATTCACACGGAAAATATTTTTCCGGTTATCAAAAAGTTCCTCTATTCGGATAATGAAATTTTTTTACGGGAGTTGGTTTCTAACGCCGTAGATGCTTCGCAAAAAATCAAGCGTCTTTCTTCATTAGGACAATTTCAGGGTGATTTGGGCGATTTAACGGTCGATGTGAAATTTGATGAAGCGGCAAAAACGATTACGATTTCTGATCGTGGTATCGGGATGACAGCAGATGAAATCAAGAAATACATCAACCAGATTGCTTTCTCCGGAGCTACCGAGTTTATGGAGAAATTCAAGGAAGCTAACGATGCCAATGAGATTATCGGCCGTTTTGGTTTGGGTTTCTACTCGGCATTTATGGTGGCAGATCGTGTGGAGATTGAATCTTTATCTTACCAGGAGGGTGCTGCGCCTGCACACTGGACCTGTGATGGTAGCACGTCTTACGAGATTACAGATGGCACACGTAGCGAGCGTGGTACCGATATCATTTTGCATGTCAACGAGGAGTCGGCTGAATTTTTAAGTCAAGCTCGCCTAAGCGAAATACTTAACAAATATGCGCGCTTCCTGCCTGTTCCGGTTCGTTTTGGTACAAAATCAGAGTCGCATCCGGATGGCGAAGACGAAGAAGGCAAGCCAAAATATACCTCGTTAGAGGTGGATAACATCATCAATAATACCAACCCGGCGTGGACAAAAGCACCATCGGAATTAACGGATGAAGATTACTTGGCATTTTATCGCGAGCTGTATCCACATTCCATGGATGAACCGCTTTTCTGGATTCACCTGAACGTAGATTATCCATTTAACTTGACGGGTATCTTGTACTTCCCGAAAGTGAAAAATGAGATGGAAATCCAGCGTAACAAAATTCAGTTATATTCCCGTCAGGTATTTATTACAGACGAGGTAAAAGACATTGTTCCTGAATTTTTGATGTTGTTGCAAGGGGTCATCGACTCGCCGGATATTCCGTTGAACGTTTCTCGCTCATTCTTGCAGGCGGATGGTAACGTGAAGAAAATTAACAACTACATCACGAAAAAGGTTGCCGATAAGCTGAATGAGATCTATAAGGCCGATCGTAAAAACTTTGAAGCGAAGTGGAACGATATCGCGCTTTTCATTAAGTATGGTATGCTAAGTGATGAAAAATTTGCAGAGAAAGCCAACGAGTTTTGCTTGTTGAAAAATACAGCAGGCGAGAGCTTTACGCTGAAAGAATACTACGAGAAAGTTAAAGATATTCAGGTAGATAAAGACGGTAACATCGTGTATTTGTACAGTAGCGATGTCGCGCAGCAAGATGGTTTTATTGGCTCAGCAAAAGCAAAGGGATATGATGTGTTGGTGCTTGACGGACCGCTGGATACGCACTTTACCAGCTACCTGGAGCAAAAAGGTGGTGAAAAGGTTCAAGCTAAACGCGTGGATGCCGATGTGGTCGATAAACTGATCGCGAAAGATGAGCAACAGACATTAAATCTAAGCGAAGACGAGTCTAAAAAAGCAACGGATATTTTCGAAAAAGCTATTTCAAGAGCGGATATGAAAGTCGAAGTCGATGCTTTACAGGCTGAAGATTTACCGGTGTCGGTTACCTTAGACGAGTTTATGCGCCGAATGAAAGATATGGCCAAGACTGGTGGTGGTATGGGTTTTTATGGCACTTTACCAGATAACTATAAAGTTACTGTTAATGGTAATCACCCGCTTGTGAAGCGCATCATTGAAAGCGATGAAGAAGAAGGTTCACGCTTGGCCAAGCAGGCATTTGATTTGGCATTATTGTCCAGAGGCTTATTGACTGGCGCTGACTTGACTTCATTTGTCAAACGCAGTGTAGAAATGATTTAA
- a CDS encoding nucleoid-associated protein: protein MFFHQDATFDHLSIHRVGNKAQDEFYVLSDQPIDLAQDEVLPDLLMQYFMKPFAKANEVYRFYHPNDDLQLNEVYYFAKQFFDEKIAFHDMSQQLAKHLYAVSEHPKIKGGELYVVALNNVQMEGEDHRAIGIFKSENKEAYLKVYPNGEGFDVDYEQEAININKLDKGVVIVAADEEEGYKVLVVDQTNQSEAVYWKDDFLKIRTRNDNYQQTGNLMKVYKNFVNDKLDEVFTLESADKIDLLNRSMNYFKTKEAFDQAEFEEEVIANPQAASLFKEYQQGFEQEFDTPFQSNFDIASPAVKKMASSYKSVVKLDKNFHIYIHGKRDYLETGFDEERGLNYYKLYFENETQS, encoded by the coding sequence ATGTTTTTCCATCAGGACGCAACGTTTGATCATTTATCTATACATCGTGTGGGCAATAAGGCGCAGGATGAATTTTATGTTTTATCCGATCAGCCTATTGATTTGGCGCAGGATGAGGTATTGCCAGATTTGTTGATGCAATATTTTATGAAGCCTTTCGCCAAGGCCAATGAGGTGTATCGCTTTTATCATCCCAACGATGATCTGCAACTCAATGAGGTGTATTATTTTGCGAAGCAATTTTTTGACGAGAAGATCGCTTTTCATGATATGTCGCAGCAGCTTGCTAAGCATTTGTATGCTGTTTCTGAGCATCCGAAGATTAAAGGTGGCGAGCTGTATGTAGTGGCACTCAATAACGTACAAATGGAAGGAGAGGATCATCGTGCTATCGGTATCTTTAAGTCGGAGAATAAAGAGGCTTACCTTAAAGTGTATCCAAATGGAGAAGGTTTTGATGTCGATTATGAGCAAGAAGCAATCAATATTAACAAACTGGACAAAGGTGTAGTTATTGTGGCTGCCGATGAAGAGGAGGGTTATAAAGTGTTGGTTGTCGATCAAACCAATCAATCAGAAGCGGTGTATTGGAAAGATGATTTTTTAAAAATCAGAACACGCAACGATAATTACCAGCAGACGGGCAACCTCATGAAAGTGTACAAAAACTTTGTAAACGATAAGCTGGATGAGGTGTTTACGCTGGAAAGCGCAGATAAAATTGATCTCCTGAATCGCTCGATGAATTATTTCAAGACCAAAGAAGCGTTTGATCAGGCTGAATTTGAGGAGGAAGTGATCGCTAATCCACAAGCGGCCAGTTTGTTCAAAGAATATCAGCAGGGCTTTGAACAAGAGTTTGATACACCTTTCCAGTCTAATTTTGATATCGCTTCGCCCGCTGTTAAGAAAATGGCTTCCTCGTATAAATCGGTGGTCAAGCTGGATAAAAATTTCCATATCTATATCCACGGTAAGCGAGATTATTTAGAAACCGGTTTTGATGAAGAGCGTGGTCTAAACTACTACAAGCTTTATTTTGAAAACGAGACACAATCCTAG
- a CDS encoding cation diffusion facilitator family transporter, with the protein MSNADKAIRTTYFSILTNFLLALIKWLAGFFGNSYALIADAIESTADIFSSFLVLLGLKYSKRPADNSHPYGHGRIEPLITFIVVIFLVVSAFVIAKESIHNIQMPHDLPEPWTLIVLGGIIIWKETSFRIIMKRSKALNSSSLRADAWHHRSDAITSVAAFIGISIALFCGEGYESADDWAALLASGFIIYNCYGIFRPALAEIMDENRYTELEEAVRTKSLEVDGVLLTEKCYIRKIGMLFQIDLHAVVSPTISVREGHDIAHRLKDYLIANIPNIANVFIHIEPFDDTSA; encoded by the coding sequence ATGTCAAACGCAGATAAAGCCATAAGAACCACGTATTTCAGTATTCTTACCAACTTTCTCCTCGCATTGATTAAGTGGTTGGCTGGTTTTTTCGGAAACTCCTATGCCCTTATTGCGGATGCTATTGAATCTACCGCCGATATTTTTTCCTCCTTTTTGGTATTGCTTGGCTTAAAATATTCTAAACGACCGGCAGATAACTCGCACCCTTATGGCCACGGCCGTATCGAACCGCTGATTACATTTATCGTGGTCATTTTCCTCGTGGTATCGGCTTTTGTGATCGCGAAAGAAAGCATACATAATATCCAAATGCCGCACGATCTGCCCGAACCGTGGACACTCATCGTTTTGGGCGGTATTATTATCTGGAAAGAAACGTCGTTTCGTATCATCATGAAGCGTAGCAAAGCCTTAAACAGTTCTTCGTTACGCGCAGATGCCTGGCATCACCGCAGCGACGCAATCACGTCGGTAGCGGCATTCATCGGTATATCGATCGCACTTTTTTGCGGTGAGGGCTATGAGAGTGCTGACGACTGGGCAGCGCTGCTGGCTTCCGGCTTTATTATTTACAACTGTTACGGTATATTTCGCCCTGCCCTTGCCGAGATCATGGACGAAAATCGTTACACAGAATTGGAGGAAGCTGTCCGGACGAAATCATTAGAGGTGGATGGTGTTTTACTGACAGAAAAGTGTTATATCCGAAAAATAGGCATGCTTTTTCAGATCGATCTGCACGCGGTGGTGAGCCCTACGATATCTGTGCGCGAAGGGCACGATATTGCCCATCGACTAAAAGATTACCTTATTGCGAATATCCCGAATATCGCCAACGTCTTTATTCATATTGAGCCTTTTGATGACACTAGCGCCTAA
- a CDS encoding MFS transporter, translating to MNKALIALALGGLAIGMTEFTMMGILPDIARDLEMDIPTASNLIALYALGVVVGAPTLVAFTSNYSPQRVLLFLMLLFFIFNGIFAIAPDKFLLLTSRFIAGLPHGAFFGVGSVVAARLAKPGKEAQAISMMFTGMTIANLAGVPLGTYVGHHFSWRITYGVISVLGLVTFLAIYFWMPKIEANKDNKIMKQIGYFARWDAWLMVAVIAIGTGGLFAWISYIAPLVTEVSKLDPDRVPLIMVLIGLGMFFGNIIGGKLSDTISPSKAAILSFSAMSICLVIVFFTAHITALAYPMAFITGMISFSIGSPLQMMLINNAKGAETFAAAAGQASFNIGNTLGAYLGAIPISLGFAYNYPSLIGVGMAAIGAVLAYIFLVKVVRAKMNI from the coding sequence ATGAACAAAGCACTCATTGCCTTAGCTCTTGGAGGATTAGCCATCGGTATGACGGAATTTACCATGATGGGCATCCTTCCGGATATCGCCAGAGATTTAGAGATGGACATTCCAACGGCCAGCAATTTAATCGCGCTCTACGCACTAGGCGTTGTTGTGGGCGCACCAACACTGGTAGCCTTTACTTCTAACTATTCGCCGCAACGCGTACTGTTATTTTTGATGTTGCTGTTTTTCATTTTCAACGGAATTTTCGCGATCGCACCAGATAAGTTTCTTCTATTGACATCTCGTTTTATCGCCGGACTTCCGCATGGCGCGTTTTTTGGCGTCGGATCAGTCGTGGCTGCCAGATTGGCTAAACCGGGAAAAGAAGCACAAGCAATTTCCATGATGTTTACCGGAATGACCATCGCCAACCTCGCCGGTGTGCCGCTAGGCACATACGTAGGGCACCATTTCTCGTGGCGCATTACATACGGCGTTATCAGTGTGCTGGGCTTAGTAACCTTTCTTGCTATTTACTTTTGGATGCCAAAGATCGAAGCCAATAAGGATAACAAAATCATGAAGCAGATCGGCTACTTTGCGCGCTGGGATGCCTGGTTGATGGTGGCTGTTATTGCTATCGGAACGGGTGGTCTTTTTGCGTGGATTTCTTACATCGCACCGCTCGTGACCGAAGTTTCCAAGCTAGATCCAGATCGGGTGCCACTCATCATGGTGCTTATCGGCCTTGGTATGTTTTTCGGTAATATTATCGGCGGTAAACTTTCTGATACTATTTCGCCGTCGAAAGCGGCTATCCTTAGCTTTTCGGCGATGTCGATTTGTTTAGTAATCGTTTTCTTTACGGCACACATCACCGCGTTGGCCTATCCGATGGCTTTTATCACGGGGATGATATCGTTTTCGATCGGATCGCCCTTACAAATGATGCTGATCAACAATGCTAAAGGCGCCGAAACATTTGCAGCCGCAGCAGGCCAGGCCAGTTTTAATATCGGAAATACATTGGGCGCTTATCTGGGTGCCATCCCAATTAGTTTAGGTTTTGCGTACAATTACCCGTCACTAATCGGTGTCGGTATGGCCGCCATAGGTGCTGTACTCGCCTACATCTTCCTTGTGAAGGTGGTGCGCGCCAAAATGAATATTTAA
- a CDS encoding SDR family oxidoreductase has translation MDLNLKDKVIIVTGGAKGIGRAIVIALAKEGATPVIVGRKQADNDLVKAEVEALGGVALSVEAELSEPEACKHAVAQTLAVYGRIDGLVNNAGHNDGVGLISGDYDSFVASLHKNLIHYYLMAHHCIDALRVSRGTILNISSKTAETGQGNTSAYAASNGGRNALTREWAVELLPYSIRVNAIIVAECATPQYDSWIKTLDNPEETLKKITDRIPLEHRMTTAEEIANTSVFLLSDKSSHTTGQLIHVDGGYVHLDRSLIKE, from the coding sequence ATGGACTTAAATTTAAAAGATAAAGTAATCATTGTTACGGGCGGCGCAAAAGGTATCGGCCGTGCCATCGTTATTGCATTGGCCAAAGAGGGAGCGACGCCAGTAATCGTCGGACGTAAGCAGGCCGATAACGATTTGGTCAAAGCCGAAGTGGAGGCGCTGGGTGGCGTGGCTTTAAGTGTAGAAGCCGAACTTTCTGAACCAGAGGCTTGCAAGCATGCTGTAGCGCAAACGTTGGCCGTCTATGGCCGTATCGACGGCTTGGTTAACAATGCCGGGCACAATGATGGCGTGGGCTTGATCTCGGGTGATTACGATAGCTTTGTAGCTTCTTTGCACAAAAACCTTATTCATTATTACTTAATGGCTCACCATTGTATAGATGCGCTGCGCGTTTCACGAGGCACGATCTTAAATATCAGTTCGAAAACGGCTGAGACGGGCCAAGGCAATACGTCGGCTTACGCAGCGTCTAACGGTGGCAGAAATGCACTCACGCGTGAGTGGGCGGTTGAATTATTGCCCTACAGCATCCGTGTAAACGCTATCATCGTAGCCGAATGTGCAACGCCGCAGTATGATTCCTGGATTAAAACACTGGATAATCCGGAAGAAACATTGAAAAAGATCACCGATCGCATTCCGCTGGAACACCGCATGACTACGGCTGAAGAAATTGCCAATACGTCGGTATTTTTACTTTCCGATAAGTCAAGCCATACTACCGGCCAATTGATCCACGTAGATGGTGGTTATGTACACCTGGATCGGTCATTGATCAAAGAATAA
- a CDS encoding DUF2891 domain-containing protein, producing MCNKRSAFIFCVLCVLTAVISCKQPVEQKEKTSSVPEKLVLTEENAKAIFALPTHCLSVEYPNKMGEVLGSAADLKTPKALRPIFYGCFDWHSSVHGYWSIVRLLKMYPQFDSDGSVRAQLKSHITKENLAVEMAFFNDKNNLNFERTYGWAWLLKLQQELLSWNDPDAKAWAATLQPLANLLSERTQAYLSKLVYPIRTGQHENTAFSLTLMYEYAEAVGDQALLNAIKTNSLRLFENDKNCDLAYEPSGSDFLSPCLEEAYLMSKIFAKDEYKTWLLNFMPVLFEDKVEILKPGIVSDRTDGKLVHLDGLNFSRANCLYGIGRVIPELQPTLIPLANEHIEFSLKNISNDDYMGSHWLGTFALLALSNQ from the coding sequence ATGTGTAATAAAAGATCGGCATTCATTTTCTGCGTTTTATGTGTGCTAACGGCTGTTATTTCCTGCAAACAACCCGTCGAACAAAAAGAAAAAACTTCATCCGTGCCGGAAAAGCTTGTGCTGACCGAAGAAAATGCTAAAGCCATCTTCGCTTTGCCTACGCACTGTTTATCGGTTGAATATCCCAACAAGATGGGCGAAGTATTGGGCAGTGCTGCCGATCTGAAAACACCAAAAGCTTTGCGTCCTATATTTTACGGATGTTTTGACTGGCACTCATCTGTACACGGTTACTGGTCGATTGTGCGTTTATTGAAGATGTATCCGCAGTTTGACAGCGATGGAAGCGTGCGCGCGCAATTGAAATCGCATATTACGAAAGAAAATCTTGCCGTAGAAATGGCGTTTTTTAACGATAAAAACAACCTGAATTTTGAGCGTACCTATGGCTGGGCCTGGCTCCTAAAGTTGCAGCAAGAGCTGTTATCCTGGAACGATCCCGACGCGAAAGCATGGGCTGCTACCTTGCAACCTTTGGCAAACTTACTGTCAGAACGTACGCAAGCTTACCTTTCTAAATTGGTCTATCCCATCCGTACGGGCCAGCATGAAAACACAGCTTTTAGTTTGACATTGATGTACGAGTATGCTGAAGCTGTAGGTGACCAAGCCTTACTAAACGCGATCAAAACCAATAGCTTGCGTTTATTTGAAAATGACAAAAATTGCGATTTGGCTTATGAGCCCAGCGGATCTGATTTTCTGTCGCCTTGTTTAGAAGAGGCCTACCTCATGAGCAAGATATTTGCGAAAGACGAATACAAAACGTGGCTGTTAAATTTTATGCCTGTTTTGTTTGAAGATAAGGTGGAGATCTTGAAACCGGGCATTGTGAGCGATCGTACAGATGGCAAACTTGTGCATCTTGACGGGTTAAACTTTAGTCGGGCAAATTGCTTATACGGTATTGGTCGTGTTATTCCAGAACTGCAGCCTACGTTGATTCCGTTAGCTAACGAGCATATTGAGTTTTCGCTCAAAAATATCTCCAACGACGATTATATGGGAAGCCATTGGTTAGGAACATTTGCCTTGCTGGCGCTGTCTAACCAATAG
- a CDS encoding 5-oxoprolinase: MSTAIQLSSHLQEQFSRYSIPELITFNNDIVENRGWGTSRSTFRNAILKALAKKGIDLSPIISKEDGFSVIQIVKVRLENNSLVPLRN, from the coding sequence ATGTCAACAGCTATTCAACTTTCATCGCACCTTCAGGAGCAATTTAGCCGCTATTCTATTCCAGAGTTGATCACGTTCAACAATGACATTGTAGAAAACAGAGGCTGGGGAACATCGCGCTCCACGTTTCGCAACGCCATATTAAAGGCACTGGCGAAAAAAGGCATTGATCTCTCCCCCATTATTTCCAAAGAAGATGGCTTTAGTGTGATTCAAATTGTTAAAGTACGACTGGAAAATAACAGCCTCGTACCCTTAAGAAACTAA
- a CDS encoding YkvA family protein → MKKMRWMRALQLFEQFRKVNITGDDLDRAEGKAANLNEKVGDFKLLIAMGRDSLAGRYKMNKWNLSVVVGTVVYVLSPLDAIPDVVPVLGWLDDVTIVGYAIGKLSVEMRKYKQHREQQQSATVVQ, encoded by the coding sequence ATGAAAAAGATGAGATGGATGAGAGCGCTTCAGCTGTTTGAACAGTTTCGTAAGGTAAATATCACCGGCGATGATCTGGATCGGGCAGAAGGTAAAGCGGCAAACTTAAATGAAAAGGTAGGCGATTTTAAGCTATTGATCGCTATGGGGCGTGATAGTCTGGCGGGTCGCTACAAAATGAACAAATGGAATCTTTCCGTTGTGGTGGGTACGGTGGTATATGTATTATCGCCGTTGGATGCGATCCCAGATGTTGTACCTGTATTGGGCTGGCTTGACGATGTGACCATCGTAGGCTATGCGATCGGAAAACTTTCGGTGGAAATGCGTAAGTATAAACAACACCGCGAACAGCAGCAGTCGGCTACCGTCGTTCAGTAA
- a CDS encoding energy transducer TonB encodes MYKYVLTLSLFLLFVSGSVYGQSQKNDSDKNNRAFAAAVQKRYKVSKAMRKARLYGQVVVGFTVDTLGQMVDFKIVEDLGFGTAEEFIRVLKLYQEAGPRWSPGIAGGKKVAVPFTMPITIDTR; translated from the coding sequence ATGTACAAATATGTATTGACGCTAAGTCTTTTCCTGCTTTTTGTTAGCGGTAGCGTATACGGTCAGTCGCAGAAAAATGATAGCGATAAAAATAACCGCGCGTTTGCTGCTGCTGTACAAAAACGTTATAAGGTGTCTAAAGCGATGCGAAAAGCGCGGCTATATGGACAGGTCGTAGTGGGATTTACGGTAGATACGCTTGGCCAGATGGTCGATTTCAAGATCGTGGAAGATTTAGGCTTTGGCACAGCGGAGGAGTTTATCCGGGTGTTAAAGTTGTATCAGGAAGCAGGACCTCGCTGGAGTCCGGGTATTGCTGGCGGCAAAAAAGTGGCGGTGCCCTTCACCATGCCGATTACGATTGACACAAGATGA